A window from Alkalicoccobacillus plakortidis encodes these proteins:
- a CDS encoding glutathione ABC transporter substrate-binding protein, with the protein MKLGKKHLSMWMLILMLSFGLAACASEPDSNSGDSESADGEEGSGGDLVIDMKSEAVSLDPHSVNDVPSGNVQTNLYETLVYFDENMDIQDGLAEDWKVDENVLEFKLREGITFTDGEAFNAEAVKANIDRVKDEAIASQRAFLFEDITDINVVDDQTIQFITEEPSATLIFSFAHSGGSMISPKSIEEDYAAMEEGENPGSVIGSNPVGTGYFTFDAWESGNYIRLVKNDDYWGEPAKLDSVTFRVVSEDNTRLANIETGSAHVSDPTAPSDVSRVTGSDVMDIMESDSLNVSYIGFNTQQEPFDDVNVRRAITMAINNEDIVNNLYDGYGIPAKGPIAPGVIGYDDSLEPIGYDPEGAKTLLEESGYGDGIELTISTNDTTERQDLATFVQAELGKVGIDVSIEIVEWGAYLEQTAQGDTDMFVLGWSSATGDADYALEPLFHSKNQGNAGNRAFYENDEVDALLDEAKNELDSTKRNELYSEVQQILIDEAPLLYTHHKVELNAVANTVHNLYRHPTGNFWLQDVYID; encoded by the coding sequence ATGAAGTTGGGAAAAAAACATCTTTCAATGTGGATGCTGATTCTAATGTTAAGCTTTGGTTTAGCAGCATGTGCAAGCGAACCTGATAGTAATTCAGGTGATAGTGAGTCTGCTGACGGTGAAGAAGGTTCAGGTGGCGATCTAGTTATCGATATGAAGTCTGAAGCTGTTTCACTTGATCCACACAGTGTGAATGACGTTCCTTCTGGTAACGTACAAACAAACCTTTATGAAACACTTGTTTATTTTGATGAGAACATGGATATCCAAGATGGTCTTGCTGAAGACTGGAAAGTGGATGAAAATGTACTTGAATTTAAACTTCGTGAAGGTATTACTTTTACAGACGGTGAAGCATTTAATGCAGAGGCTGTAAAAGCAAATATTGATCGAGTTAAAGATGAAGCAATTGCTTCTCAACGTGCATTTTTGTTTGAAGATATTACTGACATTAACGTAGTAGACGACCAAACAATTCAATTTATTACTGAAGAACCATCTGCAACATTAATCTTTAGCTTCGCTCATAGCGGTGGAAGCATGATTAGTCCTAAGTCAATCGAAGAAGATTATGCAGCAATGGAAGAAGGAGAAAATCCTGGATCTGTTATTGGTTCAAATCCAGTAGGAACTGGATATTTCACATTTGATGCATGGGAATCTGGTAACTACATTCGTCTAGTGAAAAATGATGATTACTGGGGAGAGCCAGCTAAGCTAGATTCTGTTACATTCCGTGTTGTATCTGAGGATAACACACGTCTTGCTAATATCGAGACAGGCAGTGCACATGTCTCTGATCCAACTGCACCTAGTGATGTAAGTCGAGTAACAGGATCAGATGTAATGGATATCATGGAATCAGATAGCTTAAATGTTTCGTATATTGGTTTTAATACGCAACAAGAACCATTTGATGATGTAAACGTACGTCGTGCGATTACAATGGCTATTAATAACGAAGATATTGTTAACAATCTATATGATGGTTACGGAATTCCTGCTAAAGGACCAATTGCTCCAGGTGTAATCGGATATGATGATAGCTTAGAGCCAATCGGTTATGATCCAGAAGGTGCTAAGACACTTCTAGAGGAATCTGGTTATGGCGATGGAATTGAACTAACTATTTCTACAAACGATACAACAGAGCGTCAAGATTTAGCTACATTTGTACAAGCTGAATTAGGTAAAGTCGGTATCGATGTTAGTATCGAAATTGTTGAGTGGGGTGCTTATTTAGAGCAAACAGCTCAAGGTGATACTGATATGTTCGTTCTTGGTTGGAGTTCTGCTACAGGTGATGCAGATTATGCACTTGAGCCGTTATTCCACTCTAAAAACCAAGGTAATGCTGGTAACCGTGCATTCTATGAGAATGATGAAGTAGATGCATTGTTAGATGAAGCAAAAAATGAACTGGATTCAACTAAACGTAATGAGCTATATAGCGAAGTTCAACAAATTCTAATTGATGAAGCACCATTGCTTTATACTCACCACAAAGTAGAGTTGAATGCAGTTGCAAACACTGTTCACAACCTATACCGTCATCCGACAGGTAACTTCTGGTTGCAGGATGTTTACATCGACTAA
- a CDS encoding glutathione ABC transporter substrate-binding protein yields MKKSYLLLVLLTAGLTACASEPQASGSDEATSDGQGGDLVIDMGAEAVSLDPHLANDVPSGNVASNIFDRLVTFDEEMNIEKSLAKDWEQVDDLTLRFELEEGVTFHDGEPFNAEAVKANIDRVTDPDIASPRGYLFTNISEVEVIDDYTVEVKTDEPFAPLIYSFAHNGGGMISPKSIEEDYAAMEEGKEPGSVINNHPVGSSYFEFESWDTGQQIKLVNNEDYWGEPAKLDSVTFKTVPEDGTRLADLETGSAHVSDPFSPSDVERVKGTDGLDIIESNSMGIEYIGFNTQKAPFDDKRVRQAISMAVDNEAIIENLLNGYGVPAIGPMSPQIIGFDDTVEPLGYDPEKAKELLAEAGYPDGFKTSIWTNDKRERVDLVTYLQQELGKIGIEVETETMEWGSYLDRTNSGDHDMFVLGWSASTGDADYALSPLFHSSNHGAAWK; encoded by the coding sequence ATGAAAAAGTCTTATTTACTACTTGTATTACTAACAGCGGGGTTAACGGCTTGTGCAAGTGAGCCACAAGCCTCCGGTTCAGATGAGGCAACTTCAGATGGTCAAGGTGGCGATTTGGTTATTGATATGGGGGCAGAAGCTGTATCACTCGATCCGCATTTAGCGAATGATGTTCCTTCCGGTAACGTTGCTTCTAATATCTTTGATCGACTTGTTACATTTGATGAGGAAATGAATATTGAAAAAAGCCTAGCAAAAGATTGGGAGCAGGTTGACGATTTGACGCTTCGATTTGAACTTGAAGAAGGAGTCACCTTCCATGATGGAGAGCCGTTTAATGCAGAGGCAGTTAAAGCAAATATTGATCGAGTAACTGACCCTGACATCGCCTCACCACGTGGTTATTTATTTACAAACATATCTGAGGTTGAAGTCATTGATGACTACACGGTTGAGGTGAAAACAGACGAGCCTTTTGCTCCGTTAATCTATAGCTTTGCTCATAATGGCGGGGGCATGATTAGTCCAAAGTCAATTGAGGAAGATTATGCAGCAATGGAAGAAGGGAAAGAGCCTGGTAGTGTCATTAATAATCATCCGGTTGGTTCTAGTTACTTTGAATTTGAATCTTGGGATACAGGTCAACAGATTAAACTAGTTAATAATGAAGACTATTGGGGTGAGCCTGCTAAGCTTGATTCGGTGACATTCAAAACCGTTCCTGAGGATGGAACACGTTTGGCTGACTTAGAGACGGGTAGTGCACACGTTTCTGATCCATTTAGCCCTTCAGATGTTGAACGAGTAAAAGGGACAGATGGATTAGATATCATAGAGTCCAATAGTATGGGAATAGAGTACATTGGCTTTAATACACAAAAAGCGCCATTTGATGATAAGCGTGTTCGTCAGGCGATTTCAATGGCAGTTGATAATGAAGCAATCATTGAGAATCTATTAAATGGATACGGAGTGCCAGCAATTGGTCCTATGTCTCCTCAGATTATCGGTTTTGATGATACAGTAGAACCCCTTGGATATGATCCAGAAAAAGCAAAAGAACTTTTAGCTGAAGCGGGTTATCCAGACGGATTTAAAACGTCTATTTGGACAAATGACAAGCGTGAACGTGTGGATCTAGTGACCTATTTACAACAAGAGTTAGGTAAGATTGGCATTGAAGTTGAAACAGAAACAATGGAGTGGGGTTCGTATCTAGATCGAACAAACTCTGGAGATCATGATATGTTTGTTCTAGGTTGGAGTGCTTCAACAGGAGATGCGGATTATGCCCTTTCTCCACTATTTCACTCATCGAACCATGGAGCAGCTTGGAAATAA
- the tadA gene encoding tRNA adenosine(34) deaminase TadA, whose protein sequence is MSNLVEREQDHIYWMRQAMKQAEEAESIGEVPIGAVIVREGELIASAHNLRETTHNACAHAELLAIQKACEALDAWRLEGCTLYVTLEPCPMCAGAIVQSRIPLVVFGATDPKAGCAGTLMNLLDETRFNHRSEVIGGCLEDECGAQLTAFFRNLRALKKQRKLESDSHLA, encoded by the coding sequence ATGTCTAATCTGGTAGAACGCGAACAAGACCACATCTACTGGATGCGGCAGGCAATGAAACAAGCGGAAGAAGCAGAGAGTATTGGAGAGGTTCCAATTGGTGCTGTCATCGTTAGGGAAGGAGAGCTTATTGCTAGTGCACATAACCTACGAGAGACAACGCACAATGCTTGCGCACACGCAGAGTTATTAGCCATTCAAAAGGCTTGCGAAGCTCTTGATGCATGGCGTCTGGAAGGCTGTACTCTTTATGTGACGCTTGAGCCATGTCCGATGTGTGCTGGTGCGATTGTCCAATCTCGGATTCCATTAGTAGTATTTGGTGCAACTGATCCAAAGGCTGGTTGTGCAGGAACTCTAATGAATCTTCTAGATGAGACACGCTTTAATCATAGAAGTGAAGTGATAGGTGGATGCTTAGAGGATGAATGTGGTGCTCAATTAACAGCCTTTTTCCGTAACTTACGTGCATTAAAAAAGCAGAGGAAATTGGAATCGGACAGCCACCTTGCATAA